A window from Lachnoanaerobaculum umeaense encodes these proteins:
- a CDS encoding RluA family pseudouridine synthase, translated as MIEIIVGKNEAGQRLDRVLEKIFVNANTGFIFKMLRKKNITLNDKKADGKERLVIDSSIKLWFSDESFKKLSGKIIYDSKKDKSEKNKKDIDTFKSYIVYEDENTIILNKPSGVLSQKSSFKDVSINDLLLEYLDFDEGKLNTFKPSICNRLDRNTSGLMVCGKTLEGLRVNNELIKTKAVSKFYLALVSGRVKTAGSISGWLYKDENSNQVTIKDKDFDDADFIQTEYEVLEYFEDCTLLLVKLITGKTHQIRAHLSSIDHPIIGDFKYGDTKINEKFKRKYGIKSQLLHSYRLVYPNNNSSETDTFKALRGKCFEAEYNNDFRRVIGDGYLENKRS; from the coding sequence ATGATTGAAATAATTGTTGGTAAAAATGAAGCAGGTCAAAGACTTGATAGAGTTTTGGAGAAGATATTTGTAAATGCAAATACCGGATTTATATTCAAAATGCTTAGAAAAAAGAATATAACACTGAATGATAAAAAGGCTGACGGTAAGGAAAGACTAGTAATCGACTCAAGTATCAAGCTTTGGTTTTCTGATGAGAGTTTTAAGAAGCTCTCGGGGAAGATAATATATGATTCTAAAAAAGATAAATCTGAAAAAAATAAAAAAGACATAGATACTTTTAAGTCCTATATAGTATATGAGGATGAAAATACTATTATCTTGAATAAGCCGTCAGGGGTTTTGTCTCAAAAATCAAGTTTTAAAGATGTATCTATAAATGATCTTTTACTGGAGTATTTGGACTTTGATGAAGGGAAATTAAATACATTCAAGCCGTCAATTTGTAACAGACTGGATAGAAATACTTCAGGCTTGATGGTATGTGGAAAAACTTTAGAGGGGTTAAGGGTAAATAATGAACTTATAAAAACAAAGGCTGTCAGTAAGTTTTATTTGGCTTTGGTAAGTGGAAGAGTAAAGACAGCAGGAAGTATATCGGGTTGGCTTTATAAGGATGAAAATAGTAATCAAGTTACTATAAAAGATAAGGACTTTGATGATGCTGATTTTATACAGACTGAATATGAAGTTTTGGAGTATTTTGAGGATTGTACATTGTTATTGGTCAAGCTGATTACAGGAAAGACACATCAGATAAGGGCACATTTATCTTCTATAGACCATCCTATAATAGGAGACTTCAAATATGGAGATACAAAAATAAATGAAAAATTTAAAAGAAAATATGGTATAAAATCTCAACTTTTACATTCATACAGACTGGTATATCCGAATAATAATTCCTCAGAAACAGATACATTTAAGGCGTTAAGGGGAAAATGTTTTGAGGCGGAATATAATAACGATTTTAGAAGGGTGATAGGTGATGGGTACTTGGAAAACAAGAGGTCTTAG
- a CDS encoding Holliday junction resolvase RecU, translating into MGTWKTRGLRGSTLEEYINYSNEKYREAGLALIQKIPTPITPIEIDKSTRHITLAYFDKKSTVDYIGAIQGIPVCFDAKECASTSFSLANVHEHQFTFMQEFENQGGIAFLIIFFKSLDKIIYVPLKDLKLFFDRMNSGGKKSFKFDELNEEYIIPKKGDIIVHYLESLSLYLSKDS; encoded by the coding sequence ATGGGTACTTGGAAAACAAGAGGTCTTAGAGGTTCCACATTGGAAGAGTACATAAACTATTCTAATGAAAAGTACAGAGAAGCCGGACTTGCACTTATTCAAAAGATACCGACACCTATAACTCCTATTGAGATTGATAAGAGTACAAGACATATTACATTGGCATATTTTGATAAGAAGTCAACAGTTGACTATATTGGTGCCATACAGGGTATACCTGTATGCTTTGACGCTAAGGAATGTGCGAGTACAAGTTTTTCTTTGGCAAATGTGCATGAACATCAGTTTACATTCATGCAAGAATTTGAAAATCAGGGTGGAATTGCTTTTCTGATTATATTTTTTAAATCTTTAGATAAGATAATATATGTACCGCTAAAGGATCTGAAGTTGTTCTTTGACAGAATGAATAGTGGTGGTAAAAAAAGTTTTAAATTTGATGAGCTTAATGAAGAATATATAATACCCAAAAAGGGAGATATCATAGTACATTATTTAGAGAGCCTTAGCTTATATCTTAGTAAGGATTCGTGA